One genomic window of Cyprinus carpio isolate SPL01 chromosome A23, ASM1834038v1, whole genome shotgun sequence includes the following:
- the LOC109048642 gene encoding tubby-related protein 1-like produces MPLQKEILKEVWTEDSLPNNYSKRSIRKIKKKKPEADSGKAKGAEAKPKKSKAKKSEELSGEEDRTPLKTESKAVKKKSEKDKEEATEKNTKKKPKSTPKKKKDSDDDEEDDEEETSQKKTKKKTTKESFPAGTNVKKSKAKESKGESESKRKTAKAKKEPASMFQINGNKPDFITKKKASAPATKSDSDESEPETKPSKSKKKSTANSSSMFQAGGDKEDKKKDKNNKDKEKNNRKKNAAKSDESDDEDTEIPRKKKGKGRKSKKDERPPSPEIEFDDLEEFVLQPAPQGITIKCKVMRDKRGMDRGFYPTYYLHLDNDKKVFLLAGRKRKRSATSNYLISIDATDLSRGGENFIGKLRSNLMGTKFTVFDNGLNPDRALRDMSNARQELAAIIYETNVLGFKGPRKMAVIIPGMDDDNERVPICPRTDNDNILMRYQNRQMDNLIELHNKTPVWNDDTTSYVLNFSGRVTQASVKNFQIVHSKDNS; encoded by the exons ATGCCTCTGCAGAAAGAGATCTTAAAGGAGGTTTGGACAGAAGACAG TCTTCCTAACAATTACTCCAAAAGGTCAATACGG AAGATAAAAAAGAAGAAGCCGGAGGCAGATTCTGGAAAGGCCAAAGGAGCTGAAGCTAAACCGAAAAAGAGCAAAGCTAAAAAGAGTGAAGAGTTGTCAGGTGAAGAGGACAGGACGCCCTTAAAGA CAGAGAGCAAAGCTGTAAAAAAGAAATCCGAGAAGGACAAAGAAGAGGCAACAGAGAAGAATACAAAAAAGAAGCCCAAGAGTACTCCTAAGAAGAAGAAAg attctgatgatgatgaggaggatgacGAAGAGGAGACCTCACAGAAGAAAACTAAGAAGAAAACCACCAAAGAGAGCTTCCCTGCTGGCACCAATGTAAAGAAATCAAAGGCCAAAG AGAGTAAAGGTGAATCAGAAAGCAAACGAAAGACAGCCAAGGCTAAAAAGGAGCCAGCTTCTATGTTTCAGATAAATGGAAATAAACCAGATTTTATCACAAAAAAGAAAG CATCTGCTCCAGCCACGAAGTCGGACAGTGATGAGAGTGAGCCAGAGACTAAACCCAGCAAGAGCAAAAAGAAATCCACTGCCAACTCCAGCTCGATGTTTCAGGCAGGAGGAGACaaagaagacaagaaaaaagacaagAATAATAAGGACAAAGAAAAGAACAACAGGAAAAAGA ACGCTGCTAAATCAGATGAAAGTGATGATGAGGATACAGAAATTCCCAGAAAGAAGAAAGGCAAAGGGAGGAAAAGTAAGAAG GATGAGAGGCCTCCATCACCAGAGATTGAATTCGATGACCTTGAGGAGTTTGTTCTTCAGCCTGCACCTCAGGGAATCACCATCAAGTGTAAAGTGATGCGAGACAAGCGTGGCATGGACAGAGGCTTCTACCCCACCTATTACCTCCATTTAGACAATGACAAGAAG GTTTTTCTATTGGCTGGTCGAAAAAGAAAAAGGAGTGCAACGTCAAATTATTTGATATCCATAGATGCCACTGACCTGTCTCGGGGTGGAGAAAATTTTATTGGAAAGTTGAG GTCCAATCTCATGGGTACCAAGTTCACAGTGTTTGACAATGGTCTCAACCCTGACCGTGCCCTCAGAGACATGTCTAACGCCCGGCAAGAGCTAGCGGCTATCATTTAC GAGACAAATGTGTTGGGGTTTAAAGGGCCCAGAAAAATGGCTGTGATCATTCCAGGCATGGATGACGACAACGAGCGAGTGCCGATATGTCCACGAACA GACAACGACAATATACTTATGCGCTACcaaaacagacagatggacaacCTAATTGAACTCCACAACAAAACTCCAGTTTGGAATGATGACACCACTTCCTATGTCCTCAACTTCTCTGGTCGGGTCACACAGGCCTCTGTCAAGAACTTCCAGATCGTCCACAGCAAAGACA ATAGCTAA